The window ACACTTCATTTCTCCTAAAAATCTATATAATTTCTCTCAAATTTCAAAATGAGTCCGTTGAATGTTTGCTTAaaagttcattacggaggtgaattTGATCGAGAATTGATGAATTATACACCTCACGAAACACGTGATTATTATATTAATGTACGTGAGTATCGTTATTTTTATAGTTTGCTTGAAGTTCTCCATCGAGACATACCATACCCAGTCAGACAAGTATGGTATTTCAAATTACCCGGAGTTCCCGCCACGCTACTTGAAGATGACCACGATTATTATGCTTTGATTGGAAAAGCTTTGGTACGTAGGCAAGCAATTACGATTTATACCGAATTTAAGGATGAAAGCCACGCCCTTTCTGAATCGCCAAAAGAAGTTGCTTCATCTTCGAGTAGCGATGGCGGATTTCAGCAATATGATATCCGCGATTACTTAGATTGATGAAGGTGCTTGTTGAAGATAGCCGTTAGGAAAATAATGTAATCATTTTAGGAACTAAGTTGtttttcaatttttagaaaaataatgtaATCGTATGTTTGCGAATGAATGAAATAAACGGCTAGTTTTTATTAAAGAAAATAAAGTACGTTAGTTTAAATTCCTAAAACAATACATCAATTTAAAATTCCTAAACGAAAAAATAAAATACATAACAGaatattaattatcaatattaatattagcgCTACGAAAATAAGGTGATAAGTTTCAAACGTGCTCGGTTAAATCCGACTCCAACCGATTGTGAACTTGCTTATCTCTGATTTTCTTAATCCCGGCATCTCGATCCCTCAAATTCCTTTCCAACCTAATAGGTCGGTTACTTGGGTGAGCAATCATTTTTTCATCCCTTTTCGAAATCAAAAAATCGTTATTTTCTTGAATCATGTTATGTAATATAACACAAGCGTACatatgtcttctaattttgttgaagtCCATACATCTTGCCGGAGTCTTTAACATGGCAAATCTACCTTGTAGTACTCCAAATGCACGTTCAATATCTTTCCTTGCACTTTCTTGAAACCGTTTAAACTTTTTACGCTGTTCATCAATTGGATTGTGGGGAGCTTTGACCAACATAGCCCAATCCGGGTATATACCATCACCTAGGTAATACCCTCTCTCGTAGTGATGACCGTTTACATTAAACGGTGAAGGTGGAGCAGTGCCCTCTTTTATAGTGTTAAACAAAGGTGAATAATTTAAAACGTTAATGTCGTTGTTTGCACCAGTCATACCAAAGAATGCATGCCATATCCACAAATCTTGAGAAGCCACTGCTTCAAGCATAATAGATGGGCCTTTTTGATCACCTCGAGTATATTGTCTTTGCCAAGCAATTGGACAATTCTTCCATtgccaatgcatacaatcaatactacCGAGCATACCCGGTAGACCATGTTTTTGTTCGTGAAAATTATAAAGTCAGGCAATATCATCAGCGGTTGGTTTTCTCAAATACACGGGAGCAAACAAATGAAATACGCATCTATAAAAATTATCTAGACATAAAGCAGCCGTTTTCTCACCAATTTTTATGCATTCGTCAAATATATCTGGTGTAGTTCCATACGCCATTTGACGTATGGCCGCGGTGCACTTTTGTAGGATCGTCAAACTTTGACGACCAACTGCATCTGGACGTTCCCTAAAATACAAAAAATAATCGGAAATATTTGTACTATTAAAGTTAGATATACCTTCGATGATTCGAAGAAATAATTCACGACTCATTCAAAAACgtcgtttgaatttttttttcggaTACACGGGTGTTTCCAAAAAATAATCATTGTATAACCTCACAGTCGCATCTTCCCGATCCCTTGCAATATAAACCCGTGTTCGAGGGACTCGTGAACTACTCGCTTCTCCCTCCACCTCTTCTTCCAttaaacttttaataaaattaaccaCCTTTTCATCATCGGAATCATCAATGATAAAATCGAACATTTTGTTTGCATTTTCCATTGTTTGTTATTTTTTAAATGATATTAGAAATATAGAAAGAAAGattttgtgtgtgtgtaaaatggTTAAtagagtatgtatatatatagataaatattaatataaaaataaattattattttttccaACGGGTCAATTTTTTGGACCAACAGGAACCAGACACGTGGCCTCAACGGCCGTTGCTATCACGTTGGATTCTCCCCAACGCCGGAAAAACGGGAGTGGCCAACGTAGGGATACTGCCGATTGTCGGCGTTTCCGGCCTGCCACATAGGTAACAACGGGGTTGAACCCCTTGCGATACAACTCGTCTTACTACTCACCTCCTCTCATTTAAAATTATTTTACAGAAAGACATATTATattaaaaagttttttttaaaaggcaaacaattttattaaaaaaaagaaaACTAGCCAGAAGCTAGCAGAAACAACGACCACGAACAACAAAACAACacgataacaataaaaaaaattacaacACGAACACACACAAAACACGAAACTGCAACACGAAAATATAACTTTACGACCTAACTAAAATACCACGAAACATATCAATACATTAGGGCTCTGAATCAGAGGTTGAAAATTCTTCATCAACATCTTCTTCTTCCTCCATATGCTTCATCACGTCGAACGATCGAAGAGCCCACTTAAATCTATTGCGATATCCTGaacttttcaaaattttttttatcTCGAATGTGGTTTAGGAAATGATGCTTATTAAAGACtctcttatttttttttatgtCGTAAACGGACCACCAAACTTTTTGTTGACATATCCACAAACTCGGGCCCAATATTTTCTAGCTTTATGTCTTTTATATCGGACCCAGAATGATCAAACCCTTCTGAACCTAGATCAGGCCCATTAGAGGCACTATTATTATCCAAAGTATTATCAAATTGGGCAGGCACAGTTGAATAGTTATGCTTACAATAATATTCCGACCAATCTTGATTTTGAGAATACGGGTCTCTCAAAAAAGCTGCAATCTTATCACGCGAACCCTTTTTATCCTCGAAAACCTCATGGCCGCCATTGGAATTCGCGTAATTAATGCCCGCGTTAGAGTCTCAATCTTTGAACTCCTGCCTCCACCATACCAACGTCGTGAGTCACCGCCGGAGTGGAGACCATTGCCGGCAAATAATTACCTTCGAATATTGTTTGGACTTTGATATCTTTTCTAGTagaattctgattattttcaaattCAGAAGTTCCTGCGATCAAATTTATGATATATTGCCTTGAAACGACCCAACCTGTCGTATTccggcccatatatatatatatatatatatatatatatatatatatatatatatatatatatatatatatatatatatatatatatatttcttttaacgtaataatatttacaacatttaggtcccaattatattTCCAAAAACATCTTCATTACAGTAGTAAGTTTAATCGACTTTAAAACATACATGACATAAGTTGAATTACAAAACGAGCATACAACCCAAAACCCGTTTGACATAACCAAAAGATAAACCTTGACCTGACTATTTTACttttcaacaaaaccgagcatgtgaTTGGGAATGCTACTAAATCCAAATCAAAAGTCTAAAGcacaatcttctaaagcaacctgtaaggcactagtccccatgcttacccaagccgccaccttgcgaacctataaaaatgtaaacaacgagagggtaagctaatgcttagtgagtgaaaatatacttcatacatatatatgcataaaatggacacgccccacaataataatcaagtagcacataccggagttcgagc of the Rutidosis leptorrhynchoides isolate AG116_Rl617_1_P2 chromosome 5, CSIRO_AGI_Rlap_v1, whole genome shotgun sequence genome contains:
- the LOC139849738 gene encoding protein ALP1-like, coding for MHWQWKNCPIAWQRQYTRGDQKGPSIMLEAVASQDLWIWHAFFGMTGANNDINVLNYSPLFNTIKEGTAPPSPFNVNGHHYERGYYLGDGIYPDWAMLVKAPHNPIDEQRKKFKRFQESARKDIERAFGVLQGRFAMLKTPARCMDFNKIRRHMYACVILHNMIQENNDFLISKRDEKMIAHPSNRPIRLERNLRDRDAGIKKIRDKQVHNRLESDLTEHV